Proteins found in one Pelotomaculum isophthalicicum JI genomic segment:
- a CDS encoding class I SAM-dependent DNA methyltransferase, giving the protein MYETIRFDQVADLYDHYVNVDFDIDFFLKEAKKAKGKILELTSGTGRVSMPLLNAGIDLTCVDYSGEMLAVLKKKIEKSGLNCQVHNMDITELSLENKYDLILIPFNSLSEITEKRKHKKTLEGVYNHLTETGVFICTLHNPKIRLKTIDGTLRHMGKYQISNDRTLIMQYIFNYSDKSQIVSGLQFYEIYDNNNNLIGKRYLDVNFYLFQKKEFEELIKLVGYQIIDLYGDYSYSRFDEETSPYMIWKLKR; this is encoded by the coding sequence ATGTATGAGACAATACGATTTGATCAAGTGGCAGACTTGTATGATCACTATGTGAATGTCGATTTTGATATTGATTTCTTTCTTAAAGAAGCTAAGAAGGCAAAAGGCAAGATATTAGAATTAACATCGGGTACCGGCAGAGTATCCATGCCCCTGTTAAACGCCGGTATAGATCTAACTTGTGTCGATTACTCAGGAGAGATGCTGGCAGTTCTGAAAAAGAAAATAGAGAAAAGCGGGTTGAACTGCCAAGTGCATAATATGGATATTACCGAGCTTTCATTGGAGAATAAATATGATCTTATTTTAATTCCGTTTAATTCATTATCAGAAATAACAGAGAAAAGAAAACATAAAAAAACTCTTGAAGGAGTATATAATCACCTGACTGAAACCGGGGTGTTTATTTGTACGTTGCATAACCCCAAAATACGTCTTAAGACTATTGATGGTACACTTAGGCATATGGGAAAGTACCAAATTAGTAATGACAGAACATTGATTATGCAGTATATTTTTAATTATAGTGATAAGTCTCAAATAGTAAGCGGGCTGCAATTTTATGAGATTTATGATAATAATAACAATTTAATTGGGAAAAGATATCTTGATGTGAACTTTTATTTGTTTCAAAAGAAAGAATTTGAAGAACTGATAAAATTAGTGGGTTACCAAATTATAGATTTGTACGGAGACTATTCTTATTCCAGATTCGACGAAGAGACCAGTCCATATATGATTTGGAAACTGAAACGATGA
- a CDS encoding DUF881 domain-containing protein, whose product MKSKIERSERGFNLNKVFFLSISFVAVLSGVLLGYQFRATSAGNIVVPRDREQELALEKKSLVEDLHELQVEISDLSVKLEQAGIGQSEANEAMERELARIRRFAGLAPVSGPGVELVAQIRPEQDGSGTAYELKDIADQHLLTIVNELNKAGAEAIAINGQRITPISEIRLAGNHINVNGTPISPPYHIIAIGNASALKSRLELKGGLAESLLSNYGISVETQEKNEVVIPAFAGELNFEYAKPVKEN is encoded by the coding sequence GTGAAATCAAAAATAGAGAGATCAGAGAGAGGTTTTAATCTGAATAAGGTTTTTTTCTTGTCAATTTCCTTCGTTGCCGTTTTGTCCGGAGTGCTCCTGGGCTACCAGTTTCGCGCCACCAGCGCCGGCAATATTGTTGTCCCCCGGGATAGAGAGCAGGAATTGGCTTTGGAGAAAAAAAGCTTGGTAGAGGATTTGCATGAGCTGCAGGTTGAAATTTCTGATCTGTCAGTCAAACTGGAGCAAGCCGGGATAGGGCAAAGCGAGGCTAATGAAGCGATGGAAAGAGAACTAGCCAGAATAAGACGATTTGCCGGTTTAGCCCCAGTGTCCGGGCCGGGAGTGGAGTTGGTTGCGCAAATTCGCCCGGAACAGGACGGGTCCGGTACCGCCTATGAACTAAAAGATATTGCAGACCAACATCTTTTAACAATTGTTAACGAATTGAACAAGGCGGGGGCGGAAGCCATAGCCATAAATGGCCAGCGGATCACGCCCATCAGCGAGATACGCCTGGCCGGCAACCACATCAACGTTAACGGGACTCCCATATCACCTCCTTACCATATCATCGCCATCGGCAATGCCTCTGCTCTGAAGAGCAGGCTGGAATTGAAAGGTGGCCTTGCCGAAAGTCTCCTAAGCAATTATGGCATTTCAGTCGAAACGCAGGAAAAAAATGAGGTTGTGATACCGGCTTTTGCAGGGGAGCTGAATTTTGAATATGCGAAACCTGTTAAAGAGAATTAA
- a CDS encoding S-layer homology domain-containing protein has translation MKRALLIFLLVSTLLIVPHAGFARIPFDDIQSHQASADIEAVYEKGIMIGTGGNKFNPDEFVDRAQLAVCLIKTFDLNYDDLKFIKAPVPSDLYDDVEDNIWYSKASMIMGYKNIFNITGRKFKPYEAVTRAEVASAIADSFAAKKLSVITTMMWPNYIDTTNLTQKQQSDISFVFNTSIMRYTGSEFKPDEKITRAELATILNQTLKTLAVATPVDSSNPVTDPPDVNTAAFKDQGDLAFIRQGLLYALDGETGEVKQLTGSGRALQPAWSYDGQWLAFIRVTDQDAGTGPLWLVRRDGSLAHQVQGLPEPVGRQRFFWSPIDNVLAVAIQNGVWLVPANGEPRRLVQSEGTFHLTWSPDGKSLAYNVTLPSDEPQDRSDALYTIDVDGGQPVQRLVVPQAGIQVAAWWPDGKGLLYWLDPLHSASLAADGMGLWSFRLGDAEPKLLSTGLAHKGWQSLSPQGSLLMVTGDWRIVWSRKSLATIDLASGIVQKLKNPEGSVAIDPSFSPDGSRIAFVAAKNLGDQVWGFDNDGELAAWVATRTLWVQNSDGSGAHPLTDAGTGVYQPVWSKDGDHVLYVRDNAIWIIGANGGQPEKVVELLPAREDLFGFYGYTSCRDFMAWRQT, from the coding sequence ATGAAAAGAGCTTTGTTAATTTTTTTGTTAGTATCAACTCTTCTGATAGTCCCGCACGCGGGTTTTGCCCGGATACCCTTTGACGACATTCAGTCGCACCAGGCTTCCGCTGACATTGAAGCCGTTTACGAAAAAGGGATAATGATTGGTACAGGAGGCAATAAATTCAACCCGGACGAATTTGTTGACCGGGCGCAACTGGCAGTATGTTTAATTAAAACCTTCGATTTGAATTATGATGACTTAAAGTTTATAAAAGCACCTGTCCCTTCTGACTTGTATGACGATGTGGAGGACAATATATGGTATAGTAAAGCTTCAATGATTATGGGCTATAAAAATATCTTTAATATCACCGGCAGAAAGTTTAAACCTTATGAAGCTGTCACTAGAGCAGAAGTAGCCAGTGCGATAGCTGACTCTTTTGCGGCAAAAAAGCTGTCGGTTATTACCACCATGATGTGGCCGAATTATATTGATACAACTAATTTGACCCAAAAACAACAATCTGATATCAGCTTTGTCTTCAACACCAGTATAATGAGGTACACCGGCAGCGAATTCAAACCTGACGAAAAGATAACTCGCGCGGAGCTAGCGACCATTTTAAATCAAACTTTAAAAACCCTGGCTGTAGCAACACCAGTGGACTCCAGCAATCCAGTAACGGATCCCCCGGATGTGAATACAGCCGCCTTCAAGGATCAAGGCGACCTGGCTTTCATCCGGCAGGGTTTGCTCTACGCGCTTGATGGCGAAACGGGAGAGGTCAAGCAACTGACCGGGTCCGGCAGGGCGTTGCAACCAGCCTGGTCTTACGACGGCCAGTGGCTGGCGTTTATCCGCGTCACCGATCAAGATGCCGGTACCGGCCCGCTTTGGCTGGTACGCCGGGACGGTTCGCTGGCCCACCAGGTTCAGGGGCTGCCCGAGCCTGTCGGTCGCCAGAGATTTTTTTGGTCGCCCATTGATAACGTGCTGGCGGTAGCCATACAAAATGGCGTCTGGTTGGTACCGGCGAACGGTGAACCGCGCCGGCTGGTCCAGTCCGAAGGAACGTTTCATTTGACCTGGTCGCCTGACGGCAAGTCCCTGGCTTACAATGTTACGCTGCCGTCGGATGAACCACAGGACCGCAGTGATGCACTTTATACCATTGATGTTGATGGCGGTCAGCCTGTTCAGCGACTGGTGGTTCCACAGGCCGGTATACAGGTAGCTGCCTGGTGGCCCGACGGTAAAGGTTTGCTATATTGGTTGGACCCATTACACTCAGCTTCCTTGGCGGCTGACGGAATGGGTTTATGGAGCTTTCGGCTGGGAGATGCCGAACCTAAACTCCTCAGTACCGGTCTTGCTCACAAAGGGTGGCAGTCCTTGTCACCGCAGGGGAGCCTGCTGATGGTGACGGGCGACTGGCGTATTGTCTGGTCAAGAAAAAGCCTGGCCACTATAGACCTGGCGTCCGGGATCGTTCAGAAGCTTAAGAATCCAGAAGGCAGTGTCGCTATCGACCCCTCATTCTCTCCGGACGGCAGCCGCATCGCTTTCGTGGCCGCCAAGAACCTGGGCGATCAGGTGTGGGGCTTTGATAACGACGGGGAACTGGCTGCCTGGGTGGCGACACGCACACTCTGGGTCCAGAATTCGGACGGCTCCGGCGCTCACCCCCTGACGGACGCCGGAACGGGCGTGTACCAGCCAGTCTGGTCAAAAGATGGAGACCATGTCCTGTATGTACGGGATAATGCCATCTGGATAATCGGGGCCAACGGCGGACAGCCGGAAAAGGTAGTGGAATTGCTTCCCGCAAGGGAGGATCTGTTCGGTTTTTACGGTTATACTTCGTGCCGGGATTTTATGGCCTGGCGCCAGACTTAG